In Archocentrus centrarchus isolate MPI-CPG fArcCen1 chromosome 1, fArcCen1, whole genome shotgun sequence, the following proteins share a genomic window:
- the rasd4 gene encoding rasd family member 4, producing the protein MSLEVKEKTHVRLVFLGAAGVGKTALIRRFLQDTFEPKHRRTVEELHSKEYDIGGVKVTVEILDTSGSYSFPAMRKLSIQSSDAFALVYAVDDPESLEAVKSLRDEILEIKEDKYTPIVVVGNKVDREEERQVSNEDVLSTVEMDWNNSYVEASAKENSNVVEVFKELLQQANLPSRLSPALRRRRETFPKDTDFRPPMNKTNSCIVS; encoded by the coding sequence atgTCTCTGGAGGTGAAGGAGAAGACCCACGTGCGCCTAGTGTTTCTGGGAGCAGCAGGTGTGGGGAAGACAGCCCTTATCAGACGGTTTCTCCAAGACACCTTTGAGCCCAAACATCGTCGCACCGTGGAGGAGCTGCACAGCAAAGAGTATGACATTGGGGGGGTCAAGGTCACCGTGGAGATCCTGGACACCAGTGGAAGCTACTCCTTCCCCGCCATGCGCAAGCTCTCAATCCAAAGCAGCGATGCCTTTGCCCTGGTGTATGCTGTGGATGACCCAGAATCACTAGAGGCTGTGAAAAGCCTCCGAGATGAGATTCTTGAGATCAAAGAGGACAAGTACACACCAATCGTGGTGGTGGGGAACAAggtggacagagaggaggagcgTCAAGTGTCCAACGAGGACGTGCTGTCAACTGTAGAGATGGATTGGAACAACAGTTACGTTGAAGCTTCGGCAAAGGAGAACTCCAATGTGGTGGAAGTGTTCAAGGAGCTTCTGCAACAGGCAAATCTTCCCAGCCGCCTGAGCCCCGCTCTACGTCGACGCAGGGAGACTTTTCCAAAAGACACCGATTTTCGGCCACCCATGAACAAGACCAACAGCTGTATTGTGTCATAA